The Brevibacillus brevis genome contains a region encoding:
- a CDS encoding DNA cytosine methyltransferase translates to MQEIAVDNFAGGGGASVGMELAFGRSVDIAINHDPAAIAMHLANHPETEHYCESVWDVDPREVTRGRPVGLCWLSPDCKHFSKAKGGKPKEKGIRGLAWVALRWAATVRPRVIMLENVEEFKTWGPLLKDGMPDPKNKGREFNAFINALKRQGYQVDHRELRACDYGAPTIRKRFFLIARCDGRPIVWPEPTHGDPESAEVKSGKLLPWRTAAEIIDWSLPCPSIFERRKPLAENTLRRIARGIQRFVINNPSPFIVKVNHQGEQFRGQQISEPMQTITAKNGWGVVTPFIARIGQTGFGGDRMQYEVEEPLTTITTKAEHLLVTPVLGVNTSGHPGSSVDEPLRTVTTGGHHMLISPALIQMGYGEREGQQPRVLDIAKPIGTITAGGNKFGLATAELIAVPHITKFRTGATGHGVDEPLHTVTSGAGSKRPAGAAHAMGMVTAFLSRQFGQSVGHAADVPAGTITASGGGKSALVTSHLVKMRGTNIGHPATEPLQTITAGGNHFGEVRAFLMAYYGSSVGQKADEPLGTVTTRDRFGLVTIHGQDYQIVDIGMRMLEPHELFAAQGFPNTYIIDRDADGKLYPKSAQVARCGNSVPPPFAEALVRANLPELCTGSGNSLAFERYKQQEGQLQMSM, encoded by the coding sequence ATGCAGGAAATTGCAGTTGATAATTTCGCGGGTGGCGGCGGGGCAAGTGTGGGCATGGAACTTGCGTTCGGACGCTCTGTAGATATAGCAATCAATCATGATCCAGCAGCCATTGCCATGCATCTGGCAAACCACCCTGAGACAGAACATTACTGCGAGTCAGTTTGGGACGTTGACCCACGTGAAGTTACACGGGGGCGCCCTGTGGGGCTTTGTTGGTTGAGTCCAGACTGTAAGCATTTCAGTAAAGCAAAGGGCGGTAAGCCGAAAGAGAAAGGAATCCGAGGTTTGGCATGGGTGGCCCTACGTTGGGCGGCAACGGTAAGACCCCGGGTAATCATGCTGGAGAACGTTGAAGAGTTTAAGACGTGGGGGCCGTTGTTAAAAGACGGTATGCCAGACCCGAAAAACAAAGGCCGCGAGTTCAATGCTTTCATCAATGCGCTAAAACGTCAAGGATACCAGGTTGACCACAGAGAGTTGCGGGCATGCGACTACGGCGCGCCAACGATTAGGAAACGCTTCTTTCTGATTGCTCGGTGCGATGGACGCCCGATTGTATGGCCGGAACCGACTCACGGAGATCCAGAGAGTGCAGAAGTCAAATCTGGAAAGCTACTGCCCTGGCGGACCGCAGCGGAGATCATTGATTGGTCGTTGCCATGCCCGTCCATTTTTGAACGGAGAAAGCCTCTGGCAGAGAATACATTGCGTCGGATCGCACGTGGAATCCAGCGTTTTGTGATTAATAACCCGAGTCCCTTTATCGTAAAGGTCAATCATCAGGGAGAGCAATTCCGTGGGCAACAGATCAGCGAGCCGATGCAGACCATTACAGCAAAAAACGGGTGGGGTGTTGTTACTCCTTTTATCGCTCGTATTGGACAGACCGGGTTTGGCGGTGATCGTATGCAGTATGAAGTGGAAGAACCACTTACGACAATTACAACAAAAGCTGAACATTTACTCGTGACGCCAGTATTGGGGGTCAATACATCAGGGCATCCAGGAAGCTCGGTAGATGAGCCTCTTAGAACAGTCACCACAGGCGGTCACCATATGCTAATTAGTCCAGCACTCATCCAGATGGGATACGGAGAGCGGGAAGGTCAACAGCCTCGCGTGCTTGATATTGCAAAACCAATCGGAACGATAACAGCAGGTGGAAATAAATTTGGTCTGGCGACGGCAGAATTAATCGCAGTTCCCCACATTACTAAGTTTCGCACTGGGGCAACAGGCCATGGAGTAGATGAACCATTACACACAGTTACCTCTGGTGCAGGTAGCAAACGACCAGCAGGAGCAGCTCACGCGATGGGAATGGTCACTGCTTTTCTATCCCGACAGTTTGGACAATCGGTAGGACATGCTGCCGATGTGCCGGCTGGGACGATAACAGCCAGCGGCGGCGGAAAGTCTGCACTTGTAACGAGTCATCTTGTGAAGATGCGTGGGACAAACATCGGACATCCAGCCACCGAACCGTTGCAGACAATTACAGCAGGCGGGAACCACTTTGGGGAGGTCAGAGCTTTTTTGATGGCCTACTATGGCAGCAGCGTTGGGCAGAAGGCAGACGAACCATTAGGTACAGTAACGACCCGGGACCGATTCGGATTGGTGACCATTCACGGACAAGATTATCAGATAGTCGACATCGGTATGCGTATGCTGGAGCCACACGAATTGTTCGCCGCCCAAGGCTTCCCTAACACATACATTATTGATCGTGACGCAGACGGCAAGTTGTATCCTAAATCAGCACAAGTGGCACGGTGCGGAAACTCTGTTCCACCACCTTTTGCGGAAGCGCTAGTTAGAGCCAACTTGCCCGAATTATGCACCGGATCGGGAAATTCATTGGCGTTTGAGAGATACAAGCAGCAAGAGGGTCAGTTGCAAATGTCTATGTGA
- a CDS encoding AAA family ATPase: MEHKFDIVALLAYIDPAYLTYQEWLNVGMALKYEGYTASDWDEWSKRDMARYHPGECFKKWTTFEGTGGKPITGATITQMAKDNGWLPRSGTEDRELGWDDEIAGDYVVVDKNWIEGKEIHEPAVWNPVQQLTTYLSTLFEASENVGYVTETWQDDQGEYKPTKGAWDRTAGELIQLLNQCNGDIGSVLGDYNPEAGAWIRFNPLDGKGVKNENVSEFRYALVESDTMDIEKQHAIMRELELPIAVLVYSGGKSLHAIVRIDAVSYDEYRKRVDYLYNVCKKNGLSIDNQNRNPSRLSRMPGIERNGKKQFIVDTHIGKSSWAEWNEWIEGINDDLPDPESLASYWDNMPPLAPPLIEGVLRQGHKMLMAGPSKAGKSFLQIQLSIAIAEGIKWLGWQCTQGKVLYVNLELDSASALDRFKNVYQELGLQPRNIDKIDIWNLRGKSVPMDKLAPKLIRRAAKKNYIAVIIDPIYKVLTGDENSADQMAHFTNQFDKIATELGASVIYCHHHSKGSQGGKKSMDRASGSGVFARDPDALIDLVELEVTEALLKQEENKAVCAVYQQLFEKFNFDYLDEHISQDDLLSAKAMEDHAKRAIPGQMEAAKETIKQVVRSVSKRSAWRVEGTLREYPKFDPVNMWFQYPIHRVDDVGSLKDIQPEGDAPAWKKNFTMKKSPDAKKKEQKEALETAYEACSIDEKITIKAIAEYMGVTEKTARNRIKEHGGFWVDDGVVGKKG, from the coding sequence ATGGAACATAAATTTGATATCGTTGCGCTGCTGGCTTATATTGACCCGGCCTATCTTACCTATCAGGAATGGCTCAACGTTGGCATGGCTCTCAAATATGAGGGCTATACGGCCAGCGATTGGGATGAATGGAGCAAGCGGGACATGGCCCGTTACCATCCCGGCGAATGCTTCAAGAAGTGGACAACATTTGAGGGAACTGGTGGGAAGCCAATCACTGGCGCGACGATCACACAAATGGCGAAGGACAACGGCTGGTTGCCGCGTTCTGGAACAGAAGACCGGGAGCTTGGTTGGGACGATGAAATTGCCGGCGATTATGTAGTGGTCGATAAAAACTGGATCGAAGGCAAAGAAATCCACGAGCCAGCCGTCTGGAATCCAGTACAGCAGCTCACCACGTATCTCTCGACACTGTTCGAGGCATCTGAAAACGTTGGTTATGTTACTGAAACATGGCAAGACGATCAGGGGGAATATAAGCCCACAAAAGGGGCTTGGGACCGGACAGCTGGCGAGCTGATTCAATTACTGAATCAATGCAATGGTGATATCGGGTCCGTGCTGGGTGACTACAATCCAGAAGCAGGAGCCTGGATACGATTCAATCCGCTTGACGGCAAGGGCGTGAAGAACGAGAATGTGTCCGAATTCCGGTACGCCTTGGTCGAGTCAGACACGATGGACATTGAAAAGCAGCATGCAATTATGCGTGAGCTGGAGCTGCCAATCGCTGTTCTCGTGTATAGCGGCGGGAAGAGTCTTCACGCGATCGTTCGCATCGATGCTGTTAGCTATGACGAATACCGGAAGCGCGTAGATTACTTGTACAACGTGTGCAAAAAGAATGGTCTTAGCATCGACAATCAAAACCGCAACCCTTCCAGACTCTCCCGCATGCCTGGCATCGAGAGGAACGGGAAAAAGCAGTTCATTGTAGACACACACATTGGAAAAAGCAGTTGGGCTGAATGGAATGAATGGATTGAGGGAATTAACGACGATCTTCCTGACCCGGAGAGCCTGGCGAGTTATTGGGACAACATGCCTCCACTGGCTCCACCGCTAATAGAGGGTGTGCTCAGGCAAGGCCATAAAATGCTGATGGCTGGGCCGTCAAAGGCTGGTAAATCGTTTTTGCAGATTCAGCTTAGTATCGCTATCGCAGAGGGCATCAAGTGGCTAGGATGGCAATGCACGCAGGGTAAGGTGCTATACGTCAATCTGGAGCTAGACAGCGCCAGCGCCTTAGATCGATTCAAAAACGTGTACCAAGAGTTAGGTCTGCAGCCGCGAAACATCGATAAGATCGATATATGGAATTTGCGCGGTAAATCCGTACCAATGGATAAGCTGGCTCCCAAATTGATCCGGCGCGCGGCCAAGAAAAATTATATCGCGGTTATTATCGACCCGATTTACAAGGTCCTGACAGGCGACGAGAACAGCGCAGACCAAATGGCCCATTTCACGAACCAGTTCGATAAGATCGCTACGGAGCTCGGGGCAAGCGTCATCTATTGTCACCATCATTCGAAGGGGTCACAAGGCGGCAAAAAGTCGATGGACAGGGCAAGCGGCAGCGGAGTTTTTGCCCGCGACCCGGACGCGCTGATTGACCTGGTGGAGCTGGAAGTAACCGAAGCTCTATTAAAGCAAGAAGAGAACAAAGCCGTTTGTGCCGTCTATCAACAGCTCTTTGAAAAATTCAATTTTGACTACTTGGATGAGCATATCTCTCAAGACGATCTACTGAGCGCAAAGGCTATGGAGGATCACGCCAAACGTGCGATTCCGGGGCAGATGGAAGCAGCCAAGGAAACGATAAAGCAGGTGGTTAGAAGCGTCAGTAAACGCTCTGCCTGGCGCGTTGAGGGTACGCTCAGGGAATATCCGAAGTTCGATCCAGTCAATATGTGGTTCCAATACCCCATTCATCGGGTCGATGACGTTGGTAGCTTGAAGGACATTCAACCGGAAGGCGATGCACCGGCTTGGAAGAAGAATTTCACAATGAAGAAGAGTCCAGATGCCAAAAAGAAAGAACAGAAGGAAGCGCTCGAAACGGCATACGAAGCTTGCTCCATAGACGAAAAAATAACGATTAAAGCCATTGCCGAATATATGGGTGTCACCGAAAAAACGGCACGAAATCGTATCAAAGAGCACGGTGGTTTTTGGGTGGATGACGGAGTAGTAGGAAAGAAAGGGTAG
- a CDS encoding RusA family crossover junction endodeoxyribonuclease produces the protein MATEFFMSMIPPTATHQEKKVTVLNGKPVFYEPDDLKAARAKLTAYLGQHVPKQKYTGALRVIVKWLFPIPEGSKHYDGEWKTTKPDTHNLNKLPFDIMTDLGYWTDDAIVASEIIEKFWAKLPGIYVRIEEL, from the coding sequence ATGGCGACTGAATTTTTTATGTCGATGATTCCCCCGACCGCTACACACCAAGAGAAGAAGGTGACCGTTTTGAACGGTAAGCCGGTCTTTTATGAGCCTGACGATCTGAAAGCGGCGCGGGCAAAGCTGACAGCTTATCTCGGGCAGCATGTACCAAAGCAAAAATATACTGGAGCTCTACGAGTGATCGTCAAGTGGCTATTTCCGATTCCAGAAGGAAGCAAGCATTACGACGGAGAGTGGAAGACAACCAAGCCAGATACTCACAATTTGAACAAACTTCCGTTCGACATCATGACTGATTTGGGATATTGGACTGATGACGCCATTGTGGCTAGTGAGATCATCGAAAAGTTTTGGGCCAAGCTACCAGGAATCTATGTCCGAATCGAAGAGTTATAG
- a CDS encoding adenine nucleotide alpha hydrolase family protein encodes MQVLSLGAGVQSTTMLLMAAHSEFDSKPDFAVFADTGWEPAGVMYHFFWLKAKVKKMGIPVHIATRGDIREDLLRASKEQSRSVNMPFFVKGSDGRASIIRRQCTEEYKINVVNNKIRELLGYQKGERMKHQITKWMGISTDEFQRMKPGRHKWETMYYPLIEKNMSRGDCLLWMNENGYPRPPKSSCIGCPFHNDKMWLDMQESDPESFRQAVEFEREIQKNGLRQLNNVPFLHRSLIPLDQIDFKARLEGKQMDLINDFINECEGMCGV; translated from the coding sequence ATGCAAGTTTTAAGCTTGGGGGCAGGGGTACAGAGCACGACAATGCTTCTGATGGCAGCACATAGTGAGTTTGATTCCAAACCTGATTTCGCGGTTTTTGCGGATACAGGATGGGAGCCGGCAGGGGTGATGTACCACTTCTTTTGGCTCAAGGCAAAAGTGAAAAAGATGGGAATCCCTGTCCATATTGCAACTAGGGGAGATATTCGTGAGGATTTGCTCCGCGCTTCAAAGGAGCAGTCACGGTCTGTAAACATGCCATTCTTTGTTAAGGGGAGTGACGGCAGAGCATCCATCATTAGGAGGCAATGCACCGAAGAATATAAGATCAATGTTGTTAACAACAAGATTCGAGAATTGCTTGGATACCAAAAGGGAGAACGGATGAAGCATCAAATCACAAAATGGATGGGGATCAGCACGGACGAATTTCAGCGAATGAAGCCAGGTCGCCATAAATGGGAGACGATGTACTACCCGTTAATTGAAAAAAATATGAGTCGCGGTGATTGCCTATTATGGATGAACGAGAATGGATATCCAAGGCCCCCGAAGTCAAGTTGCATTGGTTGCCCATTTCATAACGATAAGATGTGGCTGGATATGCAGGAAAGTGATCCAGAGTCCTTTCGACAAGCAGTTGAATTTGAACGAGAAATCCAAAAAAACGGGTTGAGGCAACTGAACAATGTACCTTTCTTGCATCGATCATTGATTCCGCTAGATCAAATTGATTTCAAGGCTCGATTGGAAGGTAAGCAAATGGATCTAATCAATGATTTCATTAACGAGTGCGAGGGCATGTGCGGTGTTTAA
- a CDS encoding ASCH domain-containing protein, translating to MKSITIHQPFATLIALGEKRFETRSWSTRYRGPIAIHAAKKVDKEICLEEPFRSVLAKHGYTAENLPVGAVVATSILAACYKTNPFGLSDYVQLVSDEATKSIDGNEFAFGDYSRGRYAWEMTEVQLLADPVPAKGQQGLWNWGGKQDASRT from the coding sequence TTGAAATCCATCACCATACACCAGCCGTTTGCGACATTGATTGCTCTCGGTGAAAAACGATTCGAAACACGCAGCTGGTCAACAAGGTATCGAGGTCCAATAGCGATCCATGCCGCAAAGAAAGTGGACAAGGAGATTTGCTTGGAGGAGCCTTTCCGTAGTGTGTTGGCTAAACACGGATATACGGCTGAAAACCTGCCGGTAGGCGCGGTAGTAGCGACATCCATTCTAGCTGCATGCTACAAAACAAACCCATTCGGGCTATCCGATTATGTGCAGCTGGTAAGCGATGAAGCAACCAAATCAATCGATGGAAATGAATTTGCATTTGGTGATTATTCTCGTGGCCGTTATGCCTGGGAGATGACCGAAGTCCAGCTATTAGCCGATCCGGTACCGGCCAAGGGTCAGCAAGGACTCTGGAATTGGGGAGGGAAACAGGATGCAAGCAGGACGTGA
- a CDS encoding zinc ribbon domain-containing protein: MSVKLYVSEGQKRVELELSKANNLQVLNIIQGMFGYLGYELKEAAKPIQKSVSFGPIVSEPVTKGQAAVELKDIPKVIAMPKDSEEVDKQVKGQRQLPFINGEHTLSQSLGEKLGPLLGLEVKEGATWVDGSDNPLIAKESQPHMAIPIEKSLIDPTKEYPSIRNINGEPHYQTYVYCKNAKCGQRKKVFVKESQLSVYCPACNTKHARRDATQGGFPEQDDFGNYFKADRLWVENHKPHHERIKSPLK, translated from the coding sequence ATGAGTGTAAAATTGTATGTTTCCGAAGGACAAAAACGCGTGGAGCTTGAGTTGTCTAAAGCCAATAACCTGCAGGTGTTAAACATCATTCAGGGGATGTTTGGGTACTTGGGATACGAGCTGAAAGAAGCAGCAAAGCCAATACAGAAAAGCGTGAGCTTTGGACCGATTGTTTCTGAGCCAGTGACGAAAGGTCAAGCCGCCGTTGAGCTGAAAGATATCCCGAAGGTTATTGCGATGCCGAAAGACTCTGAGGAAGTGGACAAGCAGGTGAAGGGACAACGGCAACTGCCATTTATAAATGGCGAACATACTCTATCTCAGTCTCTTGGAGAAAAGTTAGGTCCACTTCTTGGACTGGAAGTGAAAGAAGGCGCGACCTGGGTAGATGGATCGGATAATCCTCTTATCGCTAAGGAGAGCCAACCTCATATGGCCATCCCGATTGAAAAGTCACTTATTGATCCAACCAAGGAATATCCGAGCATTCGTAACATCAATGGGGAACCGCACTATCAGACGTATGTTTATTGCAAAAATGCAAAATGCGGTCAACGAAAAAAAGTGTTCGTGAAGGAATCGCAGTTGTCCGTGTATTGCCCAGCATGCAATACCAAGCATGCCAGACGGGACGCTACGCAAGGAGGATTCCCTGAACAGGACGATTTCGGAAACTACTTCAAAGCGGATCGTCTTTGGGTGGAGAACCACAAGCCACATCACGAAAGAATCAAAAGCCCGTTGAAATAG
- a CDS encoding terminase gpA endonuclease subunit yields MHNSKTKVMIVVINGLKLSEWADRYRKLSPESSVETGQWRTDRVPYQREILDAITDQSVESVVVMSSAMMGMTEMLLNAIGYYMDNDPAPIMVVQPTLEMAQAFSENRLAPMLRDTQVLSDKLDDKGSRNTVLHKTFHGGHITITGANSASSLASRPIRVLLADEIDRYPISAEGDPLCMAEKRTTTFRDRKKVYVSTPTGKSTSRIERAYENSTKEQWCLPCPDCDKHQPLEWGRIYVEDATMACKYCGSRFDESTWKTRQTAGKWIARSVTLKVRGFHLNELASPWKRWTTIIEEFHKAKEQAEVGNMEPLKWWVNASLGEAWSDQ; encoded by the coding sequence ATGCATAACTCAAAAACGAAGGTGATGATCGTGGTTATAAACGGACTAAAATTATCAGAATGGGCAGATCGTTACAGGAAATTGTCCCCCGAATCATCAGTGGAAACAGGTCAATGGCGAACTGATCGCGTCCCCTATCAACGTGAAATCCTAGATGCTATTACCGATCAGAGTGTGGAGTCAGTAGTCGTGATGTCATCTGCCATGATGGGCATGACAGAGATGCTGCTAAATGCAATCGGTTATTACATGGACAATGATCCTGCCCCCATCATGGTGGTTCAGCCGACATTGGAAATGGCCCAAGCATTTTCAGAGAACCGGCTTGCTCCCATGTTGCGTGATACGCAGGTGCTCAGTGACAAACTGGACGATAAGGGCAGCAGAAACACAGTTCTTCATAAAACATTTCATGGTGGACATATCACAATCACTGGAGCAAACTCAGCATCAAGTTTAGCAAGTCGGCCGATTCGAGTTCTATTGGCAGATGAGATTGATCGTTACCCAATTTCGGCTGAGGGTGACCCTTTATGTATGGCTGAAAAAAGAACGACAACCTTCCGAGATCGGAAAAAGGTTTATGTCTCTACTCCAACGGGCAAAAGCACTAGTCGAATCGAGAGAGCTTACGAAAACTCTACGAAAGAACAATGGTGTCTACCATGTCCAGACTGTGACAAGCACCAGCCATTAGAGTGGGGAAGAATTTATGTTGAAGATGCAACCATGGCATGCAAATACTGCGGTTCGCGGTTCGATGAATCAACATGGAAGACCCGGCAGACGGCAGGGAAATGGATTGCTCGATCTGTTACTCTCAAGGTTCGCGGTTTCCATCTCAACGAGTTAGCTTCACCATGGAAACGTTGGACGACGATCATAGAGGAATTCCATAAGGCAAAGGAGCAAGCTGAGGTTGGCAACATGGAGCCATTGAAATGGTGGGTCAATGCAAGCCTTGGAGAAGCCTGGTCAGATCAGTAA